A genome region from Setaria italica strain Yugu1 chromosome III, Setaria_italica_v2.0, whole genome shotgun sequence includes the following:
- the LOC101765924 gene encoding BEL1-like homeodomain protein 9, with the protein MSSAAGGGYGGGAAEHQHLLLGQAAGQLYHVPQHSRREKLRFPPDPAGSPPAAAWPAPPPFYSYASSSTSSYSPHSPAPLANAQLVAHALPAGAGAQIPSQSFALSLSSASSNPPPAPRRQLAAVVATGPYGPFTGYAAVLGRSRFLGPAQKLLEEICDVGGRPAQADRLSDDGLLDMDAMDAAGDHDMDGGERAAAEAVAVSGAEQQWRKTRLISLMEDVCRRYKQYYQQLQSVISSFETVAGLSNAAPFASMALRTMSKHFKCLKGMILNQLRNTSKVAANDGIGKEDMANFALMGGGSGLLRGNSVNAFGQPHNIWRPQRGLPERAVSVLRSWLFEHFLHPYPTDSDKQMLAKQTGLTRNQVSNWFINARVRLWKPMVEEIHNLEMRQQHKNPSLDKNQMGMQQTQHSSDSSGKPSDPSSSQRGQNSGTTTRNLSSPASRHILQDELSQMPHDMPGQVSFAYNGLATHHGLALSHSHPQQTEGISAGGATANGGVSLTLGLHQNNRTYIAEPLPAALPLNLAHRFGLEDVSDAYVMGSFGGQDRHFTKEIGGHHLVHDFVG; encoded by the exons ATGtcctcggcggcgggcggcgggtacgggggcggcgccgccgagcacCAGCACCTGCTGCTGGGGCAGGCCGCGGGGCAGCTCTACCACGTGCCGCAGCACAGCCGCCGCGAGAAATTGCGGTTCCCGCCCGACCCGGCGGgctcgccaccggccgccgcgtgGCCGGCGCCCCCGCCCTTCTACTCCTACGCGTCCTCGTCCACGTCGTCCTACTCGCCGCACAGCCCGGCGCCGTTGGCGAACGCGCAGCTCGTCGCAcacgcgctgccggccggcgccggggcccaGATCCCGAGCCAGAGCTTCGCGCTCTCGCTCTCCTCGGCGTCCTCGAAccctccgcccgcgccgcggaGGCAGCTCGCGGCCGTTGTAGCCACGGGCCCGTACGGCCCCTTCACGGGCTACGCGGCCGTGCTCGGGCGCTCTAGGTTCCTGGGCCCCGCGCAGAAGCTGCTCGAGGAGATCTGCGACGTGGGAGGCCGCCCTGCGCAGGCGGACCGGCTCTCCGACGACGGGCTGCTCGACATGGACGCCATGGACGCCGCGGGGGACCATGacatggacggcggcgagcgcgctgCCGCTGAGGCGGTCGCGGTGTCCGGCGCCGAGCAGCAGTGGAGGAAGACCAGGCTCATCTCCCTCATGGAAGAC GTTTGCAGGCGATACAAACAGTACTACCAGCAGCTGCAATCTGTTATATCTTCGTTTGAGACCGTTGCTGGGCTGAGCAATGCTGCGCCCTTTGCTTCAATGGCCCTTCGGACAATGTCAAAGCATTTCAAATGTCTGAAGGGCATGATCCTAAACCAGCTGCGCAACACTAGTAAGGTCGCCGCCAATGATGGCATCGGCAAGGAGGATATGGCAAACTTTGCACTGATGGGAGGTGGTTCAGGCCTCCTAAGGGGAAACAGTGTGAATGCGTTCGGTCAGCCTCACAACATTTGGAGACCTCAAAGGGGGCTTCCTGAGCGTGCGGTGTCCGTTCTTCGCTCATGGCTGTTCGAACACTTCTTACATCC CTATCCGACTGACAGTGACAAGCAGATGCTGGCTAAACAGACAGGCTTAACAAGAAACCAG GTGTCAAACTGGTTCATCAACGCCCGGGTGCGTCTCTGGAAGCCAATGGTGGAAGAAATCCACAACCTGGAGATGCGGCAGCAGCACAAGAACCCATCCCTGGACAAGAACCAGATGGGCATGCAGCAAACCCAGCACTCGTCGGACAGCAGCGGGAAGCCTTCCGACCCTTCAAGTTCTCAACGGGGGCAAAACAGTGGCACGACGACGAGGAACCTCAGCTCCCCGGCGTCGCGGCACATCCTGCAGGACGAGCTCTCTCAGATGCCCCACGACATGCCAGGCCAGGTGAGCTTCGCTTACAACGGGCTCGCCACGCACCACGGCCTCGCACTGTCACACTCCCACCCCCAGCAAACTGAAGGGATCAGCGCCGGCGGCGCTACCGCCAACGGCGGCGTCTCGCTCACCCTCGGCCTTCACCAGAACAACCGGACCTACATCGCCGAGCCGCTTCCGGCCGCTCTTCCGCTCAACCTCGCGCACCGTTTCGGGCTGGAGGACGTGAGCGACGCCTACGTGATGGGTTCGTTCGGCGGCCAGGACCGGCATTTCACCAAGGAGATCGGCGGCCACCATTTGGTCCATGACTTCGTTGGTTGA